In the Candidatus Saccharimonas aalborgensis genome, one interval contains:
- a CDS encoding peptidoglycan D,D-transpeptidase FtsI family protein — protein MPFSFPITKSRTSILSAIVLGLMALFVIRLFYIQVIRHDYYVEQAAGEQIKQFTLHAKRGEIYTLDNGSPTKLVMNETVYTVWADPTKVEDRAKVVDSLNRIAGGTVRKDFAQYLARTTTRYQVLATKVTRKQAELLKKENLAGIGFDAVSQRVYPEGQLASQVVGYVDADGDGKYGIEQANDTTLKGKNGLLKTVTDVRSVPLTIGDANVNVPAKDGDNLVLTIDRNVQAETEKALADGLKRTGATNASAIVMDPRSGRVLAMASLPTYDPSQLDTVTDISTLNNNTISNPYEPGSDIKIFTVATGIDKAVITPESTYNNTDYITVDDSVITNASKGQTGTITMQHALNWSLNTGTVTIAQRLGDGNNINYQARRAMYDYFYGRFRMGQTTGIELANEQAGTIIPPDDAQGNAVRYSNMSFGQGMDVTMLQVASGFCAVINGGTYYTPSIIAGKVDANGSYIPAAPKSRYGGVITPASSDTMRDMVYKARQAFYAGHDKQGFYIGGKTGTSQTIENGKYVFNQTIGTYLGFGGEKGEVPRYVIMVEVSGKGMNLSGGTHALPIFTDISNWMIDYLKLQPKG, from the coding sequence ATGCCATTTTCTTTCCCTATCACAAAAAGTCGAACCTCGATCCTGTCTGCCATCGTACTTGGGTTGATGGCACTTTTTGTGATACGACTCTTTTATATTCAGGTCATCAGACACGACTATTATGTCGAACAGGCAGCGGGTGAACAAATAAAGCAATTTACGTTGCATGCCAAACGAGGTGAGATATATACGCTTGATAACGGTTCGCCAACGAAACTCGTTATGAATGAGACGGTGTATACAGTGTGGGCTGACCCGACAAAAGTGGAGGATCGTGCAAAAGTTGTTGATTCACTCAACCGCATTGCTGGCGGTACTGTCCGAAAAGATTTTGCTCAATACCTTGCTCGTACCACAACACGTTATCAGGTTTTGGCGACGAAAGTGACACGAAAACAGGCAGAACTTTTGAAAAAAGAGAATCTTGCCGGGATCGGCTTTGATGCCGTCTCGCAGCGAGTTTACCCTGAGGGCCAGTTGGCAAGTCAAGTCGTGGGATATGTTGATGCCGATGGTGATGGCAAGTACGGAATAGAACAAGCAAATGACACGACACTCAAAGGAAAAAACGGCTTACTCAAGACCGTGACAGATGTACGCTCTGTGCCGCTGACCATTGGCGATGCAAATGTCAATGTGCCGGCAAAAGATGGTGATAATCTCGTGTTGACAATCGATAGAAATGTCCAAGCCGAGACGGAAAAAGCCCTGGCTGATGGTCTCAAACGAACAGGTGCCACCAATGCGAGTGCAATCGTGATGGATCCTCGCAGTGGGCGAGTGCTTGCAATGGCAAGTTTACCGACCTATGACCCTTCTCAGCTTGATACGGTAACAGACATCTCGACACTCAACAACAATACTATCAGCAACCCCTATGAGCCGGGTTCTGACATAAAAATTTTTACGGTTGCAACCGGTATCGACAAGGCAGTTATTACCCCCGAATCGACCTATAACAACACTGATTATATTACTGTTGACGACAGTGTCATCACCAATGCGAGTAAGGGTCAAACAGGGACCATCACCATGCAACACGCGCTGAACTGGTCGCTTAATACTGGAACAGTAACAATCGCTCAACGTCTTGGTGATGGAAACAATATCAACTATCAAGCACGCAGGGCAATGTATGATTATTTTTATGGACGCTTCAGGATGGGGCAGACTACTGGTATCGAGTTAGCTAACGAACAGGCGGGAACGATCATCCCACCAGACGACGCACAGGGTAATGCTGTAAGATACTCAAATATGTCATTTGGGCAGGGAATGGATGTCACGATGCTACAGGTTGCTAGCGGGTTCTGTGCCGTGATCAATGGAGGCACCTACTACACACCGTCGATCATCGCCGGCAAAGTTGACGCCAATGGTTCGTATATCCCGGCAGCTCCAAAGTCCCGCTACGGCGGTGTCATCACTCCTGCATCGTCTGATACGATGAGGGATATGGTATATAAGGCGCGACAAGCGTTTTATGCCGGTCATGACAAACAGGGATTTTATATTGGTGGCAAAACCGGTACTTCTCAGACAATCGAGAATGGAAAGTACGTATTCAATCAGACAATTGGCACCTATCTCGGCTTTGGTGGAGAGAAGGGTGAAGTTCCCAGGTACGTAATCATGGTAGAGGTATCAGGAAAAGGCATGAACTTGTCTGGTGGCACGCATGCACTACCAATTTTTACCGATATTTCAAACTGGATGATTGACTACTTGAAGCTACAGCCGAAAGGATAG
- the mraY gene encoding phospho-N-acetylmuramoyl-pentapeptide-transferase encodes MTAPLFTHEMNDTLMLSIGAFLLAMTLTPIYTYFAYRYKFWKQQRTTSATGELLQVFTKLHAKKFTRIIPTMAGIVGVVTITVITYFFNFNRAETWLPLAALVGGGAVGLLDDIINIRGQGSGVAGLRSSIKFAMITLVAVVLGWYFYSRLGYTTVHIPYIGDWFLGIWIVPLFVFAVVAAGNAVNISDGLDGLAGGLLTTSFTVFGMIALLQGHYHIAGFCFTVTGALLSYLWFNIYPARFFMGDVGSFAYGASLGVIAMLTNTLFLLPIIGAVFVIEAGSSLVQIVSKRLFGRKLFISAPIHHHLEAIGWPEVKVTMRFWVISCTMGLIGLLMAMTGGHI; translated from the coding sequence ATGACCGCACCACTATTTACCCACGAAATGAACGACACGCTCATGCTGAGTATTGGAGCATTTCTGCTCGCTATGACGCTGACGCCGATCTATACCTATTTTGCTTACCGCTATAAGTTCTGGAAACAGCAGCGCACGACCAGTGCGACGGGTGAATTGCTCCAAGTCTTTACGAAGCTCCACGCAAAGAAGTTTACACGCATCATACCGACAATGGCGGGTATCGTTGGCGTGGTAACAATCACCGTTATCACGTATTTTTTCAATTTTAATCGTGCCGAAACCTGGCTACCACTTGCTGCGCTTGTCGGCGGTGGGGCAGTGGGGCTGCTGGACGATATTATCAATATTCGCGGTCAGGGCAGCGGTGTGGCCGGATTGCGTTCGAGCATTAAGTTTGCGATGATCACGCTCGTCGCAGTCGTCTTGGGTTGGTATTTTTATAGTCGGCTCGGCTATACGACAGTACATATACCATATATTGGAGATTGGTTCCTGGGTATATGGATTGTGCCGTTGTTTGTATTTGCGGTAGTGGCGGCCGGAAATGCGGTTAATATCAGTGACGGGCTCGATGGCCTGGCCGGGGGGTTGCTGACGACGAGCTTTACGGTGTTTGGTATGATCGCACTGTTGCAAGGGCACTACCACATCGCCGGCTTTTGTTTTACGGTAACGGGCGCGCTTCTAAGCTACCTATGGTTTAATATTTATCCGGCGCGGTTTTTTATGGGAGATGTCGGGAGTTTTGCCTATGGTGCCTCGCTCGGGGTTATCGCCATGTTGACAAACACGCTCTTTTTGCTGCCAATCATCGGTGCAGTATTTGTGATCGAGGCTGGCTCAAGCTTGGTGCAAATTGTTAGCAAGCGATTGTTCGGACGGAAACTATTTATTTCTGCACCGATCCATCATCACCTGGAAGCGATTGGTTGGCCCGAAGTGAAAGTAACGATGCGATTTTGGGTAATCAGCTGCACGATGGGACTCATCGGGTTGCTTATGGCGATGACGGGGGGACATATCTAG